Proteins from one Bradyrhizobium amphicarpaeae genomic window:
- a CDS encoding response regulator, whose protein sequence is MANILIVDDDPAVQITIRLLLERAGHHVTVAGDGRRGLALFEASRFDLLFLDIFMPGMDGLETMRHVRLLAPAIPIIVISGRSITPDAPAEPDFLKMATKLGAVASLQKPFRPDALLATVDGCLKADEGSDVSSGRR, encoded by the coding sequence GTGGCCAACATCCTGATCGTGGATGACGACCCGGCCGTTCAAATCACCATCCGGCTGCTCCTGGAGAGGGCCGGCCATCACGTCACTGTCGCCGGCGACGGCCGCAGGGGACTTGCACTGTTCGAGGCCAGCCGGTTCGACCTCCTGTTTCTCGATATCTTCATGCCCGGCATGGACGGGCTGGAGACGATGCGTCACGTCCGGCTGCTGGCTCCGGCCATTCCGATCATCGTCATTTCCGGCCGCTCGATCACGCCGGATGCCCCTGCGGAACCGGACTTCCTGAAGATGGCGACCAAGCTCGGCGCGGTAGCGAGTTTGCAAAAGCCGTTCCGACCCGACGCACTGCTCGCCACCGTCGATGGCTGCCTGAAAGCAGACGAGGGGTCCGATGTTAGCTCCGGCCGACGATGA
- the araD gene encoding L-arabinonate dehydratase, protein MTKKKMTPDQLRSARWFAPDDLRSFGHRSRAMQMGYAPEEWKDRPIIAILNTWSDAQPCHMHFKSRVDDVKRGILMAGGLPLELPALSLSESLLKPTTMLYRNLLAMDAEELLRSHPVDGVVLMGGCDKTTPALLLGATSMNIPAIYLPAGPMLRGNWKGKTLGSGSDGWKYWDERRAGKISDKDWLDIEAGIARSYGTCMTMGTASTMTAIAEAIGMTLPGASSIPAADANHIRMASECGRRIVEMVWEDLTPKVIQTRKAFENAIAVAMAMGCSTNAIIHLIAQARRAGQDIGLDDFEVASRKVPVIANVRPSGDAYLMEDFFYAGGLPALMGQIKPHLHLDCITVTGKTLGENIDGAEVHNSDVIRGIDNPIYKEGALAVLKGNLAPDGCVIKPSACAPRFLKHTGPALVFDDYPAMKKAVDDPNLDVTEDDILILRNAGPQGGPGMPEWGMLPIPTKLVKQGVRDMVRISDARMSGTSYGACILHVSPESYIGGPLALVQNGDRITLDVAARTINLDVSETELEKRRAAWKQPERRFERGYGWMFTKHIKQANDGCDFDFLETGFGAPIGEPSIY, encoded by the coding sequence ATGACCAAGAAGAAAATGACGCCCGACCAGCTCCGCAGCGCGCGCTGGTTCGCGCCTGACGATCTCCGTTCGTTCGGCCATCGCTCCCGCGCCATGCAGATGGGCTACGCGCCCGAGGAGTGGAAGGACCGCCCGATCATCGCGATCCTCAACACCTGGTCGGATGCGCAGCCCTGCCACATGCATTTCAAGTCGCGCGTCGATGACGTCAAGCGCGGCATCCTGATGGCGGGCGGCCTGCCGCTCGAGCTGCCGGCCCTGTCGCTGTCGGAATCGCTGCTGAAGCCGACGACGATGCTCTATCGCAATTTGCTGGCGATGGACGCAGAGGAATTGCTGCGCAGCCATCCCGTCGACGGCGTGGTGCTGATGGGCGGCTGCGACAAGACCACGCCCGCGCTGCTGCTCGGCGCGACCTCGATGAACATTCCGGCGATCTATCTGCCGGCAGGTCCGATGCTGCGCGGCAATTGGAAGGGCAAGACGCTCGGCTCCGGCTCCGACGGCTGGAAATATTGGGACGAGCGGCGTGCGGGGAAAATCTCCGACAAGGACTGGCTCGACATCGAAGCCGGCATCGCCCGCAGCTACGGCACCTGCATGACCATGGGCACGGCCTCGACCATGACCGCGATTGCGGAAGCGATCGGCATGACGCTGCCCGGCGCGTCCTCGATTCCGGCGGCGGACGCCAACCACATCCGCATGGCCTCGGAATGCGGCCGCCGCATCGTCGAGATGGTGTGGGAGGATCTGACGCCGAAGGTGATCCAGACCCGGAAAGCTTTCGAGAACGCGATCGCGGTCGCGATGGCGATGGGCTGCTCGACCAATGCGATCATCCATCTGATCGCGCAGGCGCGCCGCGCCGGCCAGGATATCGGCCTCGACGATTTCGAGGTCGCCAGCCGCAAGGTGCCCGTGATCGCCAACGTGCGGCCCAGCGGCGATGCGTACCTGATGGAGGACTTCTTCTACGCCGGCGGCCTGCCGGCGCTGATGGGCCAGATCAAGCCGCATCTGCATCTCGATTGCATCACCGTCACCGGCAAGACGCTGGGTGAGAACATCGACGGCGCCGAAGTGCACAATTCCGACGTGATCCGCGGAATCGACAATCCCATCTACAAGGAAGGCGCGCTCGCTGTGCTCAAGGGCAATCTCGCGCCCGACGGCTGCGTCATCAAGCCGTCGGCCTGCGCGCCGCGCTTCCTCAAGCACACCGGGCCTGCGCTGGTGTTCGACGACTATCCCGCGATGAAGAAGGCGGTCGACGATCCCAATCTCGATGTCACCGAGGACGACATTCTCATCCTACGCAATGCGGGACCGCAAGGCGGCCCGGGCATGCCGGAATGGGGCATGCTGCCGATCCCGACAAAACTGGTGAAGCAGGGCGTGCGTGACATGGTGCGCATCTCGGACGCACGCATGAGCGGCACCAGCTACGGCGCCTGCATCCTGCACGTCTCGCCCGAATCCTACATCGGCGGTCCGCTGGCGCTGGTGCAGAACGGCGACCGCATCACGCTCGACGTCGCCGCCCGCACCATCAATCTCGATGTCAGCGAAACCGAGCTGGAAAAACGCCGGGCCGCCTGGAAGCAGCCCGAGCGCCGCTTCGAGCGCGGCTATGGCTGGATGTTCACCAAGCACATCAAGCAGGCCAATGACGGCTGCGACTTCGACTTCCTCGAGACCGGTTTCGGCGCGCCGATCGGCGAGCCGTCGATTTATTGA